The following proteins are encoded in a genomic region of Streptomyces sp. NBC_01723:
- a CDS encoding ABC transporter family substrate-binding protein: MSHVGVGPRAVMRSVAFLTAGALAVPALAACTSEEPKGKPLAGQDTAAAARARIADGATLRWAADSVPETLNAFQSDADATTTRVAQAVLPSMYRMDETGRPVRNPDYLESAEVVDTEPKQVVVYKLNQQAVWSDGREIGAADFAAQWRALSGKDSAYWTARNAGYDRIEKIERGGDDLEVKVTFSRPYADWKSLFTPLYPKDVMGTPDAFNDGARRELKTTAGPFAVKKVDTKEDEVVLTGNPRWWGEPAKLKQIVLRAVPREKRVSQLAAGELDLAEIDPDTAEEVAVAAGPRDAGTGTPLMGPQGSPSASRQGRSAAQALRSWALAKGSDEDDAEEETLAREEREEALAKRERRQRALSGFEVRKSLEPAYTQLALNGADGPLADERVRRAVARALDRGKLAKAVLGPLGLPAEPVGSHIALAGQPAYADGSGALGEQNAKEARALLADAGWVPGGPVKKRKEGEKAAGAEGDKDGDGKKSEDGDDDGTYIVGEDEKNDGKNEGGARNEDAGTDQESGEKHSSGKNTAQGGAPGAYAPKGTAAPAAAEAPVAKDGKALTLRFVLPSGPGSDALRTVADRVSDMLERIGVGTDITKVPDESYFKDHIAAGEYDLALYSWPASAFPATDARPIYAKPVPAADGSLNVAQNYTRVGTDQVDQLFDRAMGTLDEGEARDLLRKADSRIWAAAGSIPLYQRPQLIAARKNLANAGAFGFETPVYQDMGFLKKGANGSRPSATPSS; encoded by the coding sequence ATGTCCCACGTCGGCGTCGGACCGCGCGCTGTGATGCGCTCGGTCGCCTTCCTCACCGCGGGCGCGCTCGCCGTCCCCGCGCTGGCCGCCTGCACCTCCGAGGAACCGAAGGGCAAGCCGCTCGCCGGGCAGGACACCGCCGCCGCGGCCCGCGCGCGGATCGCCGACGGCGCCACCCTGCGCTGGGCCGCGGACTCCGTGCCGGAGACCCTGAACGCCTTCCAGTCCGACGCCGACGCGACCACGACCCGCGTCGCGCAGGCCGTGCTGCCCTCGATGTACCGGATGGACGAGACCGGCCGCCCGGTCCGCAACCCGGACTACCTGGAGTCGGCCGAGGTCGTCGACACCGAGCCCAAACAGGTCGTCGTGTACAAGCTGAACCAGCAGGCGGTCTGGAGCGACGGCCGCGAGATCGGCGCCGCCGACTTCGCCGCCCAGTGGCGCGCCCTGTCCGGCAAGGACAGCGCGTACTGGACCGCCCGCAACGCCGGCTACGACCGCATCGAGAAGATCGAGCGCGGCGGCGACGACCTGGAGGTCAAGGTCACCTTCAGCCGGCCCTACGCCGACTGGAAGTCCCTGTTCACGCCGCTGTACCCGAAGGACGTCATGGGCACCCCCGACGCCTTCAACGACGGCGCGCGCCGCGAGCTGAAGACCACCGCAGGGCCCTTCGCGGTCAAGAAGGTCGACACCAAGGAGGACGAGGTCGTCCTCACCGGCAACCCCCGCTGGTGGGGCGAGCCGGCCAAGCTGAAGCAGATCGTCCTGCGCGCCGTCCCCCGCGAGAAGCGGGTCTCCCAGCTCGCGGCGGGCGAGCTCGACCTCGCGGAGATCGACCCGGACACGGCCGAGGAGGTCGCCGTGGCCGCCGGCCCCCGGGACGCCGGCACCGGCACCCCGCTGATGGGCCCGCAGGGCAGCCCCTCCGCGAGCCGGCAGGGCAGGTCCGCCGCGCAGGCGCTGCGCTCCTGGGCGCTCGCCAAGGGATCCGACGAGGACGACGCCGAGGAGGAGACCCTCGCCCGCGAGGAACGGGAGGAGGCGCTGGCCAAGCGGGAACGCAGGCAGCGTGCGCTGAGCGGCTTCGAGGTGCGCAAGTCCCTGGAGCCCGCCTACACCCAGCTCGCCCTCAACGGCGCCGACGGTCCCCTCGCCGACGAGCGCGTCCGCCGCGCCGTGGCCCGCGCCCTGGACCGGGGGAAGCTGGCCAAGGCGGTCCTGGGGCCGCTGGGATTGCCGGCCGAGCCGGTCGGCAGCCACATCGCGCTGGCCGGTCAGCCCGCCTACGCCGACGGCAGCGGCGCGCTCGGCGAGCAGAACGCCAAGGAGGCCAGGGCCCTGCTCGCGGACGCGGGATGGGTGCCCGGCGGCCCGGTGAAGAAGCGCAAGGAGGGCGAGAAGGCGGCCGGGGCCGAGGGCGACAAGGACGGCGACGGCAAGAAGTCCGAGGACGGCGACGACGACGGGACGTACATCGTCGGCGAGGACGAGAAGAACGACGGCAAGAACGAGGGCGGCGCCAGGAACGAGGACGCCGGCACCGACCAGGAGAGCGGCGAGAAGCACAGCAGCGGCAAGAACACCGCGCAGGGCGGCGCCCCCGGCGCCTACGCCCCCAAGGGCACCGCCGCCCCGGCCGCCGCCGAGGCCCCCGTCGCCAAGGACGGCAAGGCGCTCACCCTGCGTTTCGTGCTCCCCTCGGGACCCGGCTCCGACGCGCTGCGCACCGTCGCCGACCGCGTCTCGGACATGCTGGAGAGGATCGGCGTCGGCACCGACATCACCAAGGTGCCGGACGAGAGCTACTTCAAGGACCACATCGCCGCCGGCGAGTACGACCTGGCGCTCTACTCCTGGCCCGCCTCCGCCTTCCCCGCCACCGACGCCCGCCCCATCTACGCCAAGCCCGTCCCGGCCGCCGACGGCTCGCTGAACGTCGCGCAGAACTACACCCGGGTCGGCACCGACCAGGTCGACCAGCTCTTCGACCGGGCGATGGGCACGCTGGACGAGGGGGAGGCGCGGGACCTGCTGCGCAAGGCCGACTCGCGGATCTGGGCGGCGGCCGGCTCCATCCCGCTCTACCAGCGCCCCCAGCTGATCGCGGCCCGCAAGAACCTCGCCAACGCGGGCGCCTTCGGCTTCGAGACGCCGGTCTACCAGGACATGGGCTTCCTGAAGAAGGGCGCGAACGGCTCCCGGCCCTCGGCCACGCCCTCGTCCTGA
- a CDS encoding glycoside hydrolase family 18 protein: protein MDHTEPQTTDQTPTDPKPTDPSAAEGDQPLQGPSAPDDESGTSGAGGKPKRRRRLRRITLAVLLVLLLPLLTAETALRVNYMGDPADGTYTRNRDAIWLGHAWVDGRKDDADLAAFARRVKTTGIRDLYVHTGPMEHDGTLPKSLYPKARWLIDGVHRELPGVRVQAFLGDVLATEGPDGMRLEKAATRAAVVDSARQVLDAGYEGVHLDLEPMHSGDRDFLSLLDDVRAVTRDRDAQLSVAAHQIDPLPELHSVFGLFTKHPKWWSQEFFGQVARRVDQIAVMSYDTAQPLEGTYGGYVAQQTSLALEVTPPATHLLMGLPFYHESNFDHWGHAETVAAAVRGVRLGLSRTDADRELFGVAPYIDFAATEKNWDEYREGWVRQDP from the coding sequence GTGGATCACACGGAACCGCAGACCACCGACCAGACACCCACCGACCCGAAACCCACCGACCCGTCAGCCGCCGAGGGCGATCAGCCCCTACAGGGGCCATCCGCACCCGACGACGAAAGCGGCACGAGCGGTGCGGGTGGGAAACCCAAGAGAAGAAGGCGGCTCCGCCGCATCACCCTCGCCGTCCTCCTGGTCCTGCTCCTCCCCCTCCTCACCGCCGAGACCGCCCTCCGCGTCAACTACATGGGCGACCCCGCCGACGGCACGTACACCAGGAACCGCGACGCGATCTGGCTCGGCCACGCCTGGGTCGACGGCCGCAAGGACGACGCCGACCTCGCCGCTTTCGCCCGCCGCGTCAAGACCACCGGCATCCGCGACCTGTACGTCCACACCGGCCCGATGGAGCACGACGGCACCCTGCCGAAGTCGCTGTACCCGAAGGCCCGCTGGCTGATCGACGGCGTGCACCGCGAACTGCCCGGCGTCCGCGTCCAGGCGTTCCTCGGCGACGTCCTCGCCACCGAGGGCCCCGACGGCATGCGCCTGGAGAAGGCCGCCACCCGCGCCGCCGTCGTCGACTCGGCCCGCCAGGTCCTCGACGCGGGCTACGAAGGCGTCCACCTCGACCTGGAGCCCATGCACTCCGGCGACCGGGACTTCCTCTCCCTCCTGGACGACGTACGCGCCGTCACCCGGGACCGGGACGCGCAGCTCTCCGTCGCCGCCCACCAGATCGACCCGCTCCCCGAACTGCACTCCGTCTTCGGCCTCTTCACCAAGCACCCCAAGTGGTGGTCGCAGGAGTTCTTCGGCCAGGTCGCCCGACGCGTCGACCAGATCGCCGTGATGTCGTACGACACCGCGCAGCCCCTGGAGGGCACCTACGGCGGCTACGTGGCCCAGCAGACCTCCCTCGCCCTGGAGGTCACGCCGCCCGCCACCCACCTGCTGATGGGCCTGCCCTTCTACCACGAGAGCAACTTCGACCACTGGGGCCACGCCGAGACCGTCGCCGCCGCCGTCCGCGGCGTCCGCCTCGGACTGTCCCGGACGGACGCCGACCGGGAACTGTTCGGAGTCGCCCCGTACATCGACTTCGCGGCGACCGAGAAGAACTGGGACGAATACCGCGAGGGCTGGGTCCGTCAGGACCCGTGA
- the typA gene encoding translational GTPase TypA produces the protein MATRHDIRNVAIVAHVDHGKTTIVDGMLKQAGAFAAHQLEGVDDRMMDSNDLEREKGITILAKNTAVKYHPKDGGDPITINIIDTPGHADFGGEVERGLSMVDGVVLLVDASEGPLPQTRFVLRKALSQRLPIILCINKTDRPDARIDEVVNETYDLFLDLDADEEQIEFPIVYACGRDGVASLTKPDDGTVPSDSTSLEPFFSTILDYIPAPVYDEAAPLQAHVTNLDADNFLGRIALLRVHQGELKKGQTVAWMKRDGSVSNVRISELMMTEALTRKPAEKAGPGDICAVAGIPDIMIGETLADQENPVPLPLITVDEPAISMVIGTNTSPLVGRGATGKGADNKAAVKDRKVTARQVKDRLDRELIGNVSLRVLDTERPDAWEVQGRGELALAILVEQMRREGFELTIGKPQVVTKEVDGKTHEPVERMTIDVPEEHMGAVTQLMGVRKGRMDNMSNHGSGWVRMEFVVPSRGLIGFRTEFLTQTRGTGIAHSIHEGHEPWFGTLTTRNNGSLVADRSGAVTAFAMTNLQERGVLFTDPGTEVYEGMIVGENSRADDMDVNITKEKKLTNMRSSSADSFEAIVPPRKLSLEQSLEFCRDDECVEVTPEAVRIRKVNLDARERARAASRAKHG, from the coding sequence ATGGCCACGCGCCACGACATCCGCAACGTCGCCATCGTCGCCCACGTCGACCACGGCAAGACCACCATCGTCGACGGCATGCTGAAGCAGGCCGGTGCCTTCGCCGCCCACCAGCTCGAGGGCGTCGACGACCGCATGATGGACTCGAACGACCTGGAGCGTGAGAAGGGCATCACGATCCTCGCCAAGAACACCGCGGTGAAGTACCACCCGAAGGACGGCGGGGACCCGATCACGATCAACATCATCGACACCCCCGGCCACGCCGACTTCGGCGGCGAGGTCGAGCGCGGTCTGTCGATGGTCGACGGCGTCGTCCTGCTCGTGGACGCCTCCGAGGGCCCGCTCCCGCAGACCCGCTTCGTGCTGCGCAAGGCGCTCAGCCAGCGGCTGCCGATCATCCTCTGCATCAACAAGACGGACCGCCCGGACGCCCGGATCGACGAGGTCGTCAACGAGACCTACGACCTCTTCCTGGACCTGGACGCGGACGAGGAGCAGATCGAGTTCCCGATCGTCTACGCCTGCGGCCGGGACGGCGTCGCCTCCCTGACCAAGCCCGACGACGGCACGGTCCCCTCGGACTCCACCAGCCTGGAGCCCTTCTTCTCGACGATCCTGGACTACATCCCGGCCCCGGTCTACGACGAGGCCGCCCCGCTCCAGGCGCACGTCACCAACCTGGACGCGGACAACTTCCTCGGCCGCATCGCCCTGCTGCGCGTGCACCAGGGCGAGCTGAAGAAGGGGCAGACCGTCGCCTGGATGAAGCGCGACGGCTCCGTGTCCAACGTGCGGATCTCCGAGCTGATGATGACGGAGGCCCTCACCCGCAAGCCCGCCGAGAAGGCCGGCCCGGGCGACATCTGCGCGGTCGCCGGTATCCCCGACATCATGATCGGCGAGACCCTGGCCGACCAGGAGAACCCGGTCCCGCTGCCCCTGATCACGGTGGACGAGCCCGCGATCTCCATGGTCATCGGCACCAACACCTCCCCGCTGGTCGGCCGCGGCGCCACCGGCAAGGGCGCGGACAACAAGGCGGCCGTCAAGGACCGCAAGGTCACCGCCCGCCAGGTCAAGGACCGCCTGGACCGCGAGCTGATCGGCAACGTCTCGCTCCGCGTCCTGGACACCGAGCGCCCGGACGCCTGGGAGGTGCAGGGCCGCGGTGAGCTGGCGCTGGCCATCCTGGTCGAGCAGATGCGCCGCGAGGGCTTCGAGCTGACCATCGGCAAGCCGCAGGTCGTCACCAAGGAGGTCGACGGCAAGACGCACGAGCCCGTCGAGCGCATGACGATCGACGTGCCCGAGGAGCACATGGGCGCCGTCACGCAGCTCATGGGCGTGCGCAAGGGCCGCATGGACAACATGTCCAACCACGGTTCGGGCTGGGTCCGCATGGAGTTCGTGGTGCCCTCCCGCGGTCTGATCGGATTCCGGACGGAGTTCCTCACCCAGACCCGCGGCACGGGTATCGCCCACTCCATCCACGAGGGCCACGAGCCCTGGTTCGGCACCCTGACGACCCGCAACAACGGCTCCCTGGTCGCCGACCGCTCCGGTGCCGTCACCGCGTTCGCGATGACGAACCTCCAGGAGCGCGGCGTGCTCTTCACCGACCCCGGCACCGAGGTGTACGAGGGCATGATCGTCGGCGAGAACTCCCGCGCCGACGACATGGACGTCAACATCACCAAGGAGAAGAAGCTCACCAACATGCGGTCGTCCTCGGCCGACTCGTTCGAGGCGATCGTCCCGCCGCGCAAGCTCTCCCTGGAGCAGTCCCTGGAGTTCTGCCGCGACGACGAGTGCGTCGAGGTGACCCCGGAGGCGGTCCGCATCCGCAAGGTGAACCTGGACGCCCGCGAGCGCGCCCGCGCCGCGAGCCGCGCCAAGCACGGCTGA
- a CDS encoding SpoIIE family protein phosphatase, producing MSEIPARPTKSEGPSDDAPLGDAVWQSSPPGSIYDYIKVASFSIGADGLVDQWSLRAEQLLGIPAEHAVGTDPIDAFIDPDLRERGQRKMAEILDGREWTGVVPFRAPDADSGSGTGTGTRRGTRGLAEVYVMPTRTEDGEKAAVCIVVDVRVLRSIETDLAASQAIFGQSPFGFLLIDPDLRVRRANQRFASTFGGTPDDHRGKGVHDYLPRAEADRVSATLRRVLESGDSITDMHVTGFVPGSEERRHWSVNLYRVHSGSGRPIGVAWLGTDITARRAAAREAAAARRNLALLNEAGARIGNSLDLETTARELLDVVVPGFCDLATVDLYQGLLVGDETPAGLADGSAELRRVAYSSAVSDAPLHGAGERVQLGAVHHYPFNSPCADALRTGRPRTVPAEDGSLVQSTLAVPMVAHDTVVGLAQFARTKGSEPFGDRDRDLAVELAARAAVCIDNARLYRREHERALILQRSLLPPGDPEASGLDIACRYLPGEAATGRASEVGGDWFDVIELPGHRTALVVGDVMGRGLRAAVAMGELRTAVRTLAQLDLEPAEVLSQLDEIARGLGAPGGVQQATRAARRPREADLSEVYLATCVYAVYDSVTRRCTFANAGHLPPVLVEPGESALMLDVPPGLPLGVGGEPFEEVEVELPEGALLALYTDGLVESRDHPLDEGLQAFVGALTDPTQPLEDVCDQVLNTLDSHHGEDDIALLMARVQGLPTESVGDWTLPREPRSVGRARELARAQLLDWDMEPLVDTTELLVSELVTNALRYGEGEIRLRLLLDRTLVCEVWDSGLVQPRRRRARDTDEGGRGLQLVGLLSAAWGSRRTPRGKTVWFELPLPGGDTQLTDPAEALLSLF from the coding sequence GTGAGCGAGATACCAGCGAGGCCCACGAAGTCGGAGGGCCCGTCGGACGACGCGCCACTCGGTGACGCGGTGTGGCAGAGCAGCCCGCCCGGCTCCATCTACGACTACATCAAGGTCGCGTCCTTCTCCATCGGCGCAGACGGGCTCGTCGACCAGTGGAGCCTGCGTGCGGAGCAACTGCTGGGCATCCCCGCCGAACACGCCGTCGGTACCGACCCCATCGACGCCTTCATCGACCCCGACCTGCGGGAGCGCGGCCAGCGGAAGATGGCCGAGATCCTCGACGGCCGGGAGTGGACCGGTGTGGTCCCCTTCCGCGCGCCGGACGCGGACAGCGGCTCCGGGACCGGGACGGGGACCCGTCGCGGAACACGCGGCCTCGCCGAGGTGTACGTCATGCCGACGCGGACGGAGGACGGCGAGAAGGCCGCCGTCTGCATCGTCGTCGACGTGCGCGTCCTGCGCAGCATCGAGACCGACCTCGCCGCCTCGCAGGCCATATTCGGCCAGTCTCCGTTCGGCTTCCTGCTGATCGACCCCGACCTCCGGGTGCGCCGCGCCAACCAGCGGTTCGCCTCCACCTTCGGCGGCACGCCCGACGACCACCGCGGCAAGGGCGTACACGACTATCTGCCGCGCGCCGAGGCCGACCGGGTCTCCGCGACCCTGCGCCGGGTGCTGGAGAGCGGCGACTCCATCACGGACATGCACGTCACGGGATTCGTGCCGGGTTCGGAGGAACGCCGCCACTGGTCGGTCAACCTCTACCGCGTCCACAGCGGTTCGGGCCGCCCCATCGGCGTCGCCTGGCTGGGAACCGACATCACCGCACGCCGCGCCGCCGCCCGCGAGGCCGCCGCCGCCCGCCGCAACCTCGCCCTGCTCAACGAGGCCGGCGCCCGCATCGGCAACTCCCTCGACCTGGAGACCACCGCCCGCGAACTCCTCGACGTCGTCGTCCCCGGCTTCTGCGACCTCGCCACCGTCGACCTCTACCAGGGCCTCCTGGTCGGCGACGAGACCCCGGCCGGCCTCGCCGACGGCTCCGCGGAGCTGCGCCGCGTCGCCTACTCCAGTGCCGTCTCCGACGCGCCCCTGCACGGCGCCGGCGAGCGCGTCCAGCTCGGCGCCGTCCACCACTACCCCTTCAACTCGCCCTGCGCGGACGCCCTGCGTACCGGCCGCCCGCGCACCGTCCCCGCCGAGGACGGCAGCCTCGTACAGTCCACGCTCGCCGTGCCGATGGTCGCCCACGACACGGTCGTCGGGCTCGCCCAGTTCGCCCGGACCAAGGGCAGCGAACCCTTCGGCGACCGGGACCGCGACCTCGCCGTGGAGCTGGCCGCGCGTGCCGCCGTCTGCATCGACAACGCCCGCCTCTACCGGCGCGAGCACGAACGCGCGCTGATACTGCAACGCTCACTCCTCCCGCCCGGCGACCCCGAGGCCTCCGGGCTCGACATCGCCTGCCGCTACCTGCCCGGCGAAGCGGCCACCGGCCGGGCCAGCGAGGTCGGCGGCGACTGGTTCGACGTCATCGAACTCCCCGGCCACCGCACCGCGCTGGTCGTCGGGGACGTCATGGGCCGCGGTCTGCGCGCTGCGGTCGCGATGGGCGAACTCCGCACCGCCGTCCGCACCCTGGCCCAGCTCGACCTCGAACCGGCCGAGGTGCTCTCCCAGCTGGACGAGATCGCGCGCGGCCTCGGCGCACCCGGAGGCGTCCAGCAGGCCACCCGGGCCGCCCGCCGCCCCCGCGAGGCCGACCTCTCCGAGGTCTACCTGGCGACCTGCGTGTACGCCGTCTACGACTCCGTGACCCGGCGTTGCACCTTCGCCAACGCCGGCCACCTGCCGCCCGTCCTGGTCGAGCCCGGCGAGTCCGCGCTGATGCTGGACGTGCCGCCCGGCCTGCCGCTCGGTGTCGGCGGGGAGCCGTTCGAGGAGGTGGAGGTCGAACTGCCCGAGGGCGCCCTGCTCGCCCTCTACACCGACGGCCTGGTCGAGAGCCGCGACCACCCCCTCGACGAGGGACTCCAGGCTTTCGTGGGCGCCCTCACCGACCCCACCCAGCCCTTGGAGGACGTCTGCGACCAGGTCCTCAACACCCTCGACAGCCACCACGGCGAGGACGACATCGCCCTGCTGATGGCCCGCGTCCAGGGCCTGCCCACGGAGTCCGTCGGCGACTGGACCCTGCCGCGTGAGCCGCGCAGCGTCGGCCGGGCCCGCGAGCTGGCCCGCGCACAGCTGCTCGACTGGGACATGGAACCGCTGGTCGACACGACGGAGCTGCTGGTCAGCGAACTCGTCACCAACGCGCTCCGGTACGGCGAGGGCGAGATCAGGCTCCGCCTGCTGCTCGACCGCACCCTGGTCTGCGAGGTCTGGGACTCCGGCCTGGTCCAGCCCCGCAGGCGCCGCGCCCGCGACACCGACGAGGGCGGCCGGGGCCTGCAACTGGTCGGGCTGCTCAGCGCGGCCTGGGGCTCCCGCCGTACGCCGCGGGGCAAGACGGTGTGGTTCGAACTGCCCCTGCCGGGCGGCGACACCCAGCTCACGGACCCGGCGGAGGCCCTGCTGAGCCTGTTCTGA
- a CDS encoding succinate dehydrogenase/fumarate reductase iron-sulfur subunit, with translation MSGYKARFKVWRGDVGGGALEDFEVEVNDGEVVLDIIHRLQATQAPDLAVRWNCKAGKCGSCSAEVNGRPRLLCMTRMSVFTREETITVTPLRAFPVVRDLVTDVGFNYTKAREIPSFVPPADLGPGEYRMAQEDVDRSQEFRKCIECFLCQDTCHVVRDHEENKPAFAGPRFLMRVAELDMHPLDAADDTGLDRGRTAQDEHGLGYCNITKCCTEVCPEGIKITDNALIPLKERAVDRKYDPLVWLGSKIRRRS, from the coding sequence ATGAGCGGCTACAAGGCCCGCTTCAAGGTGTGGCGCGGTGACGTCGGGGGCGGCGCACTGGAGGACTTCGAGGTCGAGGTGAACGACGGCGAGGTGGTCCTCGACATCATCCACCGCCTCCAGGCCACCCAGGCCCCCGACCTCGCCGTGCGCTGGAACTGCAAGGCGGGCAAGTGCGGTTCGTGCTCCGCGGAGGTCAACGGGCGGCCACGGCTGCTGTGCATGACCCGGATGTCCGTCTTCACCCGCGAGGAGACGATCACCGTCACGCCACTGCGCGCCTTCCCCGTCGTCCGCGACCTGGTGACGGACGTCGGCTTCAACTACACCAAGGCCCGCGAGATCCCGTCCTTCGTCCCGCCCGCCGACCTCGGGCCGGGCGAGTACCGGATGGCGCAGGAGGACGTGGACCGCTCGCAGGAGTTCCGCAAGTGCATCGAGTGCTTCCTGTGCCAGGACACCTGCCATGTGGTGCGTGACCACGAGGAGAACAAGCCGGCCTTCGCGGGTCCGCGGTTCCTCATGCGCGTCGCCGAACTGGACATGCACCCGCTGGACGCGGCCGACGACACCGGCCTGGACCGCGGGCGCACGGCCCAGGACGAGCACGGCCTCGGCTACTGCAACATCACCAAGTGCTGTACGGAGGTCTGCCCCGAGGGCATCAAGATCACGGACAACGCGCTGATCCCCCTCAAGGAACGGGCCGTGGACCGCAAGTACGACCCGCTGGTCTGGCTCGGTTCCAAGATCCGGCGCCGGTCCTAG
- a CDS encoding fumarate reductase/succinate dehydrogenase flavoprotein subunit, which yields MSVVDRQQWDVVVVGAGGAGLRAAVEARERGARTAVICKSLFGKAHTVMAEGGIAAAMGNVNSGDDWQVHFRDTMRGGKFLNQWRMAELHAQEAPQRVWELETWGALFDRTEDGRISQRNFGGHEYPRLAHVGDRTGLELIRTLQQKIVSLQQEDFRETGDHESRLRVFQECTVTRVLKDGRQVSGVFGYERETGRFFVLEAPSVVIATGGIGKSFKVTSNSWEYTGDGHSLALLAGAPLLNMEFVQFHPTGMVWPPSVKGILVTESVRGDGGVLRNSDGKRFMFDYVPDVFKEKYAESEEEGDRWYEDPDHNRRPPELLPRDEVARAINAEVKEGRGSPHGGVFLDVSTRMPAEVIRRRLPSMYHQFKELADVDITAEAMEVGPTCHYVMGGIAVDSDTAAARGVPGLFAAGEVAGGMHGSNRLGGNSLSDLLVFGRRAGRHAAEYAAGSASGTRPRVDDPQVDAAAAEALRPFSAEAEAPEDGPPENPYTLHQELQQTMNDLVGIIRREPEMKQALEKLAELRVRARRAGVEGHRQFNPGWHLALDLRNMLLVSECVARAALERTESRGGHTREDHPSMDRRWRPVNLLCSLADPAGGLGAADPERGQITLERQTTEPIRPDLLALFEKEELVKYLADEELEGRSE from the coding sequence ATGTCCGTGGTCGACCGGCAGCAATGGGACGTCGTCGTGGTGGGCGCGGGCGGCGCCGGGCTGCGCGCCGCCGTCGAGGCCCGCGAGCGGGGCGCCCGTACGGCCGTGATCTGCAAGTCGCTGTTCGGCAAGGCGCACACCGTGATGGCCGAGGGTGGCATCGCGGCCGCCATGGGCAACGTCAACTCCGGGGACGACTGGCAGGTCCACTTCCGCGACACCATGCGCGGCGGCAAGTTCCTCAACCAGTGGCGGATGGCCGAGCTGCACGCCCAGGAGGCGCCGCAGCGGGTGTGGGAGCTGGAGACCTGGGGCGCGCTGTTCGACCGGACCGAGGACGGCCGGATCTCCCAGCGCAACTTCGGCGGCCACGAGTACCCGCGCCTCGCCCACGTCGGCGACCGCACCGGCCTGGAGCTGATCCGCACCCTCCAGCAGAAGATCGTCTCGCTCCAGCAGGAGGACTTCCGGGAGACCGGCGACCACGAGTCCCGGCTCCGGGTCTTCCAGGAGTGCACGGTCACCCGCGTGCTCAAGGACGGCCGCCAGGTGTCCGGCGTCTTCGGCTACGAGCGGGAGACCGGCCGCTTCTTCGTGCTGGAGGCGCCCTCGGTGGTGATCGCCACCGGCGGGATCGGCAAGTCCTTCAAGGTGACGTCGAACTCGTGGGAGTACACCGGGGACGGCCACTCCCTGGCGCTGCTCGCCGGAGCGCCCCTGCTGAACATGGAGTTCGTGCAGTTCCACCCGACGGGCATGGTCTGGCCGCCCTCGGTGAAGGGCATCCTCGTCACCGAGTCGGTGCGGGGCGACGGCGGGGTGCTCAGGAACTCGGACGGCAAGCGGTTCATGTTCGACTACGTCCCGGACGTCTTCAAGGAGAAGTACGCCGAGTCCGAGGAAGAGGGCGACCGCTGGTACGAGGACCCCGACCACAACCGGCGTCCGCCCGAGCTGCTCCCCCGCGACGAGGTCGCTCGCGCTATCAACGCCGAGGTCAAGGAGGGCCGGGGCTCCCCGCACGGCGGGGTCTTCCTGGACGTGTCGACCCGGATGCCCGCCGAGGTGATCAGGCGCCGGCTGCCCTCCATGTACCACCAGTTCAAGGAGCTGGCCGACGTCGACATCACGGCCGAGGCGATGGAGGTCGGGCCCACCTGCCACTACGTGATGGGCGGCATCGCGGTCGACTCCGACACGGCCGCCGCGCGCGGGGTGCCGGGGCTGTTCGCGGCCGGTGAGGTGGCCGGCGGCATGCACGGCTCCAACCGGCTGGGCGGCAACTCCCTCTCCGACCTGCTGGTCTTCGGGCGCCGGGCGGGCCGGCACGCCGCCGAGTACGCGGCGGGGAGCGCGTCCGGGACGCGTCCGCGGGTGGACGACCCCCAGGTCGACGCCGCCGCGGCCGAAGCGCTGCGGCCGTTCTCCGCGGAGGCGGAGGCGCCCGAGGACGGCCCGCCGGAGAACCCGTACACCCTCCACCAGGAGCTCCAGCAGACGATGAACGACCTGGTGGGCATCATCCGGCGGGAGCCGGAGATGAAGCAGGCCCTGGAGAAACTGGCCGAGCTGCGGGTACGGGCCCGCCGGGCGGGCGTCGAGGGGCACCGCCAGTTCAACCCCGGCTGGCACCTCGCCCTGGACCTCAGGAACATGCTGCTGGTCAGCGAGTGCGTGGCCCGGGCCGCGCTGGAACGCACCGAGTCCCGCGGCGGGCACACCCGCGAGGACCACCCGTCGATGGACCGCCGGTGGCGCCCGGTCAACCTGCTGTGCTCGCTCGCCGACCCGGCGGGCGGCCTGGGCGCGGCGGACCCGGAGCGCGGCCAGATCACCCTGGAACGGCAGACCACCGAGCCGATCCGGCCCGACCTGCTCGCCCTCTTCGAGAAGGAGGAGCTGGTGAAGTACCTCGCCGACGAGGAACTGGAGGGGCGGTCCGAATGA